Proteins found in one Dehalococcoidia bacterium genomic segment:
- a CDS encoding Zn-ribbon domain-containing OB-fold protein → MAQEIRKPLPQPTDTTRPFWQAARQGKLMLQRCRSCHQYVYYPRSLCPHCLSSDLDWVASSGRGHVYTYTVIRRAAHPAFREEVPYVLAIVELEEGPRLTTNIVGIEPEQVRIGMPVEAVFEPASDEIALVKFRPRQQA, encoded by the coding sequence ATGGCCCAGGAAATCCGTAAGCCACTGCCCCAGCCCACCGATACCACGCGACCCTTCTGGCAGGCGGCCCGACAGGGCAAGCTGATGCTGCAGCGCTGCCGGTCCTGCCACCAGTACGTCTACTACCCGCGCAGCCTGTGCCCCCACTGCCTCTCGTCCGACCTGGACTGGGTGGCTTCCAGCGGCCGCGGACATGTCTACACCTACACCGTCATCCGCCGCGCCGCTCACCCGGCCTTCAGGGAGGAAGTGCCCTACGTCCTGGCCATCGTGGAGCTGGAAGAGGGGCCCAGGCTCACCACCAACATCGTCGGCATCGAGCCGGAGCAGGTCCGCATCGGCATGCCGGTGGAGGCCGTCTTCGAGCCGGCCAGCGACGAGATAGCCCTGGTCAAGTTCCGGCCGCGCCAGCAGGCATAG
- the thiE gene encoding thiamine phosphate synthase — protein sequence MRDLGRPFFPVPCLMLVTDRRLCSDLPWAVAQAVAGGANLVQLREKDLPARELLALAQALRRATAGRALLLVNDRADVALAAGADGVHLPQEGLPVAVARRLLGQDRLVGRSVHSPDEAARAEAEGADYVVVGPVYPTRSHPDAVPAGPGLIARVRELVRIPVLAIGGITPGTVSEVMAAGASGVAVISAILGSGEPQASAAALRSALDVAWAEVGRRT from the coding sequence GTGCGAGACCTGGGCCGCCCCTTCTTTCCAGTCCCCTGCCTCATGCTGGTGACGGACCGCCGCCTGTGCTCCGACCTTCCGTGGGCGGTAGCGCAGGCCGTGGCCGGCGGGGCCAACCTGGTCCAGCTGCGGGAGAAGGACCTGCCGGCGCGCGAACTGCTGGCGCTGGCGCAGGCCCTGCGACGGGCCACCGCCGGCCGTGCCCTGCTCCTGGTCAACGACCGGGCTGATGTGGCCCTGGCCGCTGGAGCCGACGGCGTCCACCTGCCCCAGGAGGGGCTGCCTGTGGCTGTGGCCAGGCGCCTGTTGGGGCAGGACAGGCTGGTAGGGCGCTCGGTCCACTCTCCCGACGAAGCGGCCAGGGCCGAGGCCGAGGGTGCCGACTATGTGGTGGTGGGGCCTGTCTATCCCACCCGTTCCCATCCCGATGCCGTCCCGGCAGGCCCGGGCCTCATCGCTCGCGTGCGCGAGTTGGTCCGCATTCCGGTCCTCGCCATCGGCGGCATCACGCCCGGGACGGTGTCCGAGGTCATGGCCGCCGGCGCGTCGGGGGTGGCCGTCATCTCGGCTATTTTGGGTAGTGGGGAGCCGCAGGCGTCGGCTGCCGCCCTGCGCTCGGCCCTGGACGTCGCCTGGGCGGAGGTGGGCAGACGGACATGA
- a CDS encoding ABC transporter substrate-binding protein — protein MRRLLAALALASLVLLLGVACEEEQESTPTAGGTPSAAQRLRPGAAGIPSNPRQVRGLEGILTLDDGLAIFRERPASEDRTGVTPTTIKLGRYTGLTSPLISAYEAVWTPTLQAIIRRINEAGGIHGRRIELVQRDDQYNPAVTVQVVRELVERDQVFALFWGVGNPSHQAIKDYVLARGVPELWVYDGSTSGLEPTTQLKNTFPGIVADMLEGIVMATAIMKEHPRGRVAVVYQNDPLGAEFIQSFRSTIRSQGGTIVAEIGFDVTATDMSPFVQQALNASPNAVAFYGTFATALGFMRAVKERNPTMPIYERGALPAPGDIGRLMDGVAFSSQVKAAYTHPNDRDFQNVVQKLRALAQEEGIPYNDALTPLVLRAVEHLVRALEMAGPDLTRQGLVEAIESGFDGSWTCSLCVGPTVLGPQDHWTYETSAFIRWRNDTGLAEFILPYTSFETSEGKGIRGNVEGFECRPGTCPWKEGAR, from the coding sequence ATGCGCCGTTTACTTGCAGCGCTGGCGTTAGCCAGCCTCGTGCTCCTGCTCGGGGTCGCCTGCGAAGAGGAACAGGAGAGCACCCCGACGGCCGGGGGCACCCCATCGGCAGCCCAGAGGCTGCGGCCCGGGGCGGCGGGCATCCCCAGCAACCCGCGGCAGGTGCGGGGTCTGGAGGGGATCCTGACGCTGGACGACGGGCTGGCCATCTTCCGCGAGCGGCCGGCCTCGGAGGACAGGACGGGCGTCACGCCCACCACCATCAAGCTGGGGCGCTACACCGGCCTCACCAGCCCCCTCATCTCGGCTTACGAGGCGGTGTGGACACCGACGCTGCAGGCCATCATCAGGCGCATCAACGAGGCTGGGGGCATACATGGGCGGCGGATAGAGCTGGTGCAGCGGGACGACCAGTACAACCCGGCGGTGACGGTGCAGGTGGTGCGGGAGCTGGTGGAGCGGGACCAGGTCTTCGCCCTCTTCTGGGGGGTGGGGAACCCGTCCCACCAGGCCATCAAGGACTACGTGCTGGCGAGGGGCGTGCCGGAGCTGTGGGTGTACGACGGCTCCACCAGCGGCCTGGAGCCGACCACTCAGCTCAAGAACACGTTCCCTGGGATCGTGGCCGACATGCTGGAGGGGATCGTGATGGCCACGGCCATCATGAAGGAGCACCCTCGTGGCAGGGTGGCCGTCGTCTACCAGAACGACCCCTTGGGGGCCGAGTTCATCCAGTCCTTCCGCTCCACGATACGTTCGCAGGGCGGGACCATCGTGGCTGAGATCGGCTTCGACGTGACGGCCACCGACATGTCCCCCTTCGTGCAGCAGGCCCTCAACGCATCGCCCAACGCGGTGGCCTTCTACGGGACGTTCGCCACGGCCCTGGGCTTCATGAGGGCCGTGAAGGAGCGCAACCCTACCATGCCCATCTACGAGCGCGGGGCCTTGCCCGCTCCGGGCGACATCGGCCGGCTCATGGACGGGGTCGCTTTCAGCTCCCAGGTGAAGGCGGCCTACACTCACCCCAACGACAGGGACTTCCAGAACGTCGTCCAGAAGCTGCGGGCACTGGCCCAGGAGGAGGGCATCCCCTACAACGATGCCCTGACGCCCCTGGTGCTTCGGGCGGTGGAGCACCTGGTGCGGGCGCTGGAGATGGCCGGGCCCGACCTGACGCGCCAGGGCCTGGTGGAGGCCATCGAGAGCGGCTTCGACGGCAGCTGGACCTGTTCCCTCTGCGTGGGGCCCACCGTGCTGGGGCCTCAGGACCACTGGACCTACGAGACCTCGGCCTTCATTCGCTGGCGCAACGACACGGGCCTGGCCGAGTTCATCCTCCCCTACACCAGCTTCGAGACCAGCGAGGGCAAAGGCATCCGCGGCAACGTGGAGGGATTCGAGTGCCGCCCGGGCACCTGCCCGTGGAAGGAGGGAGCGAGGTAA
- a CDS encoding Hsp20/alpha crystallin family protein, whose protein sequence is MAVFREPYVPVNLYRTDRRLILAAPLPGVEPEDIEVEVAPDSVIFRTRMRGIHQNNKEYIVREWEIGSHERTVLLPETVDPQRANVSYGNGVLAVVMPQAQSAPPEGRRLFRLHKVRWARGQFVGHQGQELRPAPSETAHRAP, encoded by the coding sequence ATGGCCGTCTTCCGTGAGCCATACGTGCCCGTCAACCTATACCGCACCGACCGCCGTCTCATTCTGGCGGCGCCGCTGCCGGGCGTGGAGCCGGAGGACATTGAGGTGGAGGTGGCTCCGGACTCTGTCATCTTCCGCACGCGAATGCGGGGCATCCATCAGAACAACAAGGAATACATAGTGCGGGAGTGGGAGATCGGCAGTCACGAACGCACAGTGCTCCTGCCCGAAACGGTGGACCCTCAGCGGGCCAACGTCAGCTACGGCAACGGCGTGCTGGCGGTGGTGATGCCCCAGGCCCAGTCGGCCCCGCCAGAGGGCCGGCGTCTGTTCCGGTTGCACAAGGTGCGCTGGGCGCGAGGGCAGTTCGTGGGTCACCAGGGCCAGGAGCTGCGTCCCGCTCCCTCGGAGACGGCGCACCGGGCGCCGTGA
- a CDS encoding ABC transporter substrate-binding protein, producing the protein MGRRMTWVVLVVLAGLAVLLGVGCGEEEEEGTPTAGGTPAAQRLRPGAAGIPSNPRQVRGLEGILTLDDGLAIFRERPASEDRTGVTPTTIKLGRYTGLTSPLISVYESFWTPTLQAIIRRINEAGGIHGRRIELVQRDDQYNPAVTVQVVRELVERDQVFAIFWGVGNAQHQAVKDYLLARNIPDLFVYDGSTSGLEPTTQLKNTFPGIVADMLEGIVMATAIMKEHPRGRVAVIYSNDPLGQEFIQSFRSTIRSQGGTIAGEITYDVTATDMSPFVQQALNLNPNAIAFYGTFPQSLSMMRAVKERNPTMPIYQRGALPSPGDIGRLMDGVAFSSQAKTAYTHPNDTAFQNVVQKMKALAQEEGIPYNDALSLLVLRSVEMLVRALEMAGPDLTRQGVIEAIENGFDGSWTCSICVGPVVLGPQDHWAFEHSAFVRWRNDTGLADFILPYTSFETSEGKGIRGNVEGFECRPGTCPWKE; encoded by the coding sequence ATGGGTCGGCGTATGACGTGGGTCGTCCTAGTGGTCCTGGCAGGGCTGGCGGTCCTGCTGGGGGTCGGCTGTGGCGAGGAAGAGGAGGAGGGCACCCCGACGGCCGGGGGCACGCCAGCGGCCCAGAGGCTGCGGCCCGGGGCGGCGGGCATCCCCAGCAACCCGCGGCAGGTGCGGGGTCTGGAGGGGATCCTGACGCTGGACGACGGGCTGGCCATCTTCCGCGAGCGGCCGGCCTCGGAGGACAGGACGGGCGTTACGCCCACCACCATCAAGCTGGGGCGCTACACCGGCCTCACCAGCCCCCTCATCTCGGTCTACGAGTCCTTCTGGACGCCGACGCTGCAGGCCATCATCAGGCGCATCAACGAGGCTGGGGGCATACACGGGCGGCGGATAGAGCTGGTGCAGCGGGACGACCAGTACAACCCGGCGGTGACGGTGCAGGTGGTGCGGGAGCTGGTGGAGCGGGACCAGGTCTTCGCTATCTTCTGGGGCGTCGGCAATGCCCAGCACCAGGCTGTGAAGGACTACCTGCTGGCCCGCAACATACCCGACCTGTTCGTATACGACGGCTCCACCAGTGGCCTGGAGCCGACCACTCAGCTCAAGAACACCTTCCCTGGGATCGTGGCCGACATGCTGGAGGGGATCGTGATGGCCACGGCCATCATGAAGGAGCACCCTCGTGGCAGGGTGGCCGTTATCTACTCCAACGACCCTCTGGGCCAGGAGTTCATCCAGTCCTTCCGCTCCACGATACGTTCTCAGGGCGGCACCATAGCCGGCGAGATAACCTATGACGTGACGGCCACCGACATGTCCCCCTTCGTGCAGCAGGCGCTGAACCTCAATCCCAACGCTATCGCCTTCTACGGGACCTTCCCCCAGTCGCTCAGCATGATGCGGGCGGTGAAGGAGCGGAACCCCACCATGCCCATCTATCAGAGGGGCGCCCTGCCGTCTCCGGGGGATATCGGCCGGCTGATGGACGGGGTCGCTTTCAGCTCCCAGGCCAAGACTGCCTACACCCACCCCAACGACACGGCCTTCCAGAACGTCGTCCAGAAGATGAAGGCCCTGGCCCAGGAGGAGGGCATCCCCTACAACGATGCCCTGTCCCTGCTGGTGCTGCGCTCCGTCGAGATGCTAGTGCGGGCGCTGGAGATGGCCGGGCCCGACCTGACGCGCCAGGGCGTCATCGAGGCCATAGAGAACGGCTTCGATGGCAGCTGGACGTGTTCCATCTGTGTCGGCCCGGTCGTCCTCGGCCCTCAGGACCACTGGGCCTTTGAACACTCGGCCTTCGTTCGCTGGCGCAACGACACGGGCCTGGCCGACTTCATCCTTCCCTACACCAGCTTCGAGACCAGCGAGGGCAAAGGCATCCGCGGCAACGTGGAGGGGTTCGAGTGCCGCCCGGGCACCTGCCCGTGGAAGGAGTAG
- a CDS encoding phosphotransferase family protein, which produces MPSGETEAFPLDAIRSFLGRLFGAPVQIEDVVPLVGGAYRKAWRFEAVYEESGQARRAALVYREPPSPGTLSIPAHLEQRVMWAAKNWGVPVPSIVPLAPDRDPDAPPGIIMEFVQGESLPRRLLARASDEGWRARFVSDLAQAAARIHSLPPGELGLDELPQPAKGDGGASHQLETWERLYREQPLGERPVLELALRWLRIHRPPPQEPRLVHGDFRLGNFIVGEGGLAAVIDFEGAHLGDPMEDLGWLCLRSWRPGREGWPVAGLGSKEEFAREYERAGGAIDWGRWHYWEVMGNLKWAVFCLLQAHRALTALRSDLPTLAVGRRLAEAEWEILQLLESA; this is translated from the coding sequence ATGCCGAGCGGGGAGACTGAGGCCTTTCCCCTGGACGCGATAAGGTCGTTCCTGGGCCGCCTGTTCGGCGCGCCCGTGCAGATAGAGGACGTCGTGCCGCTGGTGGGAGGGGCCTACCGCAAGGCATGGCGCTTCGAGGCCGTTTACGAGGAGTCGGGGCAAGCGCGCAGGGCAGCGCTGGTCTATCGCGAGCCGCCCTCGCCCGGCACCCTCTCCATCCCTGCCCACCTGGAGCAGCGGGTGATGTGGGCCGCCAAGAACTGGGGAGTCCCGGTCCCCTCCATCGTCCCCCTGGCACCCGACCGTGATCCCGACGCGCCGCCGGGCATAATCATGGAGTTCGTTCAGGGAGAGTCCCTGCCCCGTCGGCTGCTGGCCCGGGCCAGCGACGAGGGCTGGCGGGCACGGTTCGTATCGGACCTGGCGCAGGCCGCCGCCCGCATCCACTCGCTGCCGCCCGGCGAGCTCGGCCTGGACGAGCTTCCCCAGCCAGCCAAAGGCGACGGCGGCGCTTCCCACCAGCTGGAGACGTGGGAGCGGCTCTACCGGGAGCAGCCCCTGGGCGAGCGCCCCGTGCTGGAGCTGGCCCTGAGATGGCTCCGTATCCATCGTCCCCCGCCGCAGGAGCCGCGCCTGGTCCACGGGGACTTCCGCCTGGGCAACTTCATCGTTGGCGAGGGGGGACTGGCAGCCGTTATCGACTTCGAGGGTGCCCACCTTGGCGACCCCATGGAAGACCTGGGATGGCTCTGTCTGCGCTCCTGGCGGCCGGGCCGCGAAGGGTGGCCGGTCGCGGGCCTGGGCAGCAAGGAGGAGTTCGCCCGTGAATACGAGCGGGCAGGCGGGGCCATCGACTGGGGCCGCTGGCACTATTGGGAGGTGATGGGCAACCTCAAATGGGCCGTCTTCTGCCTGTTACAGGCCCACCGGGCGCTCACAGCCCTACGCAGCGACCTGCCGACGCTGGCGGTAGGCCGTCGGCTGGCCGAGGCCGAGTGGGAGATCTTGCAGCTGCTGGAGAGCGCCTGA
- a CDS encoding ABC transporter substrate-binding protein has protein sequence MRRGPAWALAIGLIGLVLLLGIGCEEEQEGTPTAEGTPAAAERLRPGAAGIPSNPRQVRGLEGILTLDDGLAIFRERPASEDRTGVTPTTIKIGRWSGISNPAISGYLSLIDPMLNALVRRINEAGGIHGRRIELISRDDQYNPAVTVQVVRELVERDQVFAVAMGFGTATHQAVMDYLTSRGVPDIWVFYASAVGLEPEPRPNVYAGLVPDIMEGLVTAEAVMKEHPRGRVSVIYQNDPLGQEFLQAFRSAIRSRGGTIVAEIGFDVTATDMASYVQQALNALPNAVVYYGSLAAGLGTLRAVKERNPSMPVYERGVLPSPGDISRLMDGVAFSVQIKSDFSHPGEPALEKLRAIAREEGITYHPYLTPLALRAVEGLVRSLEMAGPDLTRQGLLEAMNNGFDGSWTCSVCLGPVVLSAQDHWPFETMGFVRWRDQTQSLEWVLQPTSFETSVGRGIRGNVEGFECRPNTCPWRR, from the coding sequence ATGAGGAGAGGCCCCGCGTGGGCTCTGGCCATAGGACTCATAGGCCTGGTGCTGCTACTGGGCATCGGGTGTGAGGAGGAGCAGGAGGGCACGCCGACGGCCGAGGGAACCCCCGCAGCGGCCGAGAGGCTGCGGCCCGGGGCGGCGGGCATCCCCAGCAACCCGCGGCAGGTGCGGGGTCTGGAGGGGATCCTGACGCTGGACGACGGGCTGGCCATCTTTCGCGAGCGGCCGGCTTCGGAGGACAGGACGGGCGTCACGCCCACCACCATCAAGATCGGCCGCTGGTCGGGCATCTCCAACCCGGCCATATCCGGCTACCTGTCCCTCATCGACCCGATGCTGAACGCGCTGGTGAGAAGGATCAACGAGGCCGGCGGGATTCATGGCCGCCGTATCGAGCTGATAAGCAGGGACGACCAGTACAACCCGGCGGTGACGGTGCAGGTGGTGCGGGAGCTGGTGGAGCGGGACCAGGTCTTCGCCGTGGCCATGGGCTTCGGTACCGCGACCCACCAGGCCGTCATGGACTACCTGACCAGCCGGGGCGTCCCCGACATATGGGTGTTCTACGCTTCGGCGGTGGGCCTGGAGCCGGAGCCCAGGCCCAACGTCTACGCTGGCCTGGTGCCGGACATCATGGAGGGCCTGGTGACCGCCGAGGCCGTCATGAAAGAGCACCCCCGCGGGAGGGTGTCGGTCATCTACCAGAACGACCCCCTCGGGCAGGAGTTCCTGCAGGCCTTCCGCTCTGCCATCCGCTCCCGCGGTGGGACCATCGTGGCTGAGATCGGCTTCGACGTGACGGCCACCGACATGGCCTCGTACGTGCAGCAGGCCCTGAACGCCTTGCCCAATGCCGTCGTCTATTACGGCAGTCTGGCAGCGGGCCTCGGCACCCTGCGGGCGGTGAAGGAACGGAACCCCAGCATGCCCGTATACGAGCGTGGTGTGCTGCCCAGCCCGGGCGACATCAGTCGGCTCATGGACGGGGTCGCCTTCAGCGTCCAGATCAAGTCGGACTTCAGCCACCCCGGAGAGCCTGCCCTGGAAAAGCTGAGGGCCATCGCCCGCGAGGAGGGGATCACTTACCACCCCTACCTGACGCCGCTGGCCCTGCGTGCCGTCGAAGGGCTGGTCAGGTCGCTGGAGATGGCCGGGCCCGACCTGACGCGGCAGGGGCTGCTGGAGGCCATGAACAACGGTTTCGATGGCAGCTGGACATGCTCCGTCTGCCTCGGCCCCGTCGTCCTCAGCGCCCAGGACCACTGGCCCTTCGAGACCATGGGCTTCGTGCGCTGGCGCGACCAGACCCAGAGCCTCGAATGGGTGCTGCAGCCCACCAGCTTCGAGACCAGCGTGGGCAGGGGCATCCGCGGCAACGTGGAAGGGTTCGAGTGCCGTCCCAATACCTGTCCGTGGCGGCGGTAA
- a CDS encoding thiolase family protein — protein MDLKRAAAIIGIGELKPRRETRGQAAIEVMAEAAKLAIQDAGLDKKDIDGLLVGPPLAEQSLLWPTMVGEYMGIRPAFAETVDLGGASACGMVWRAAAAIAAGLCRAAVCVTGDVLDTEAFYSMGGRPPKLPLREFENPYGPMGANSGYAMIAMRHMHEFGTTSRQLAKVAVDQRINANANPDALFFDRPLTIDDVLNSPLVCDPLHLYEIVLPCTGGAAVVVAAPDIAKRAPHRPVWLLGAAEKVTHMSLAQAPSLTTSPIAYTAARAFEMAGVTPKDIDLVSVYDCYTITVIITLEDAGFCPKGKGGPFVEEHDLTYKGDLPTNTHGGQLSFGQAGLAGGMSHVTEAARQLQGRADKRQVKDCQLAFVNGNGGILSEEVSLVLGVE, from the coding sequence ATGGACCTGAAGAGAGCAGCAGCCATCATCGGCATAGGCGAGCTGAAGCCCAGGCGCGAGACTCGCGGCCAGGCGGCCATCGAGGTCATGGCCGAGGCGGCCAAGCTCGCCATCCAGGACGCAGGCCTGGACAAAAAGGACATAGACGGCCTGCTGGTGGGGCCACCCCTGGCCGAGCAGTCCCTGCTGTGGCCCACCATGGTGGGCGAATACATGGGCATACGGCCGGCCTTCGCCGAGACGGTAGACCTGGGAGGGGCCTCCGCCTGCGGCATGGTCTGGCGGGCAGCGGCCGCCATCGCTGCCGGCCTTTGCCGGGCGGCGGTCTGCGTCACCGGCGACGTCCTGGACACGGAGGCCTTCTACTCCATGGGCGGCAGGCCGCCCAAGCTCCCCCTGCGGGAATTCGAGAACCCCTATGGCCCCATGGGGGCCAACTCCGGCTATGCCATGATCGCCATGCGCCACATGCACGAGTTCGGCACCACCAGCCGACAGCTGGCCAAGGTGGCCGTGGACCAGCGCATCAACGCCAACGCCAACCCCGATGCCCTTTTCTTCGACCGCCCCCTGACCATCGATGACGTTCTCAACTCGCCCCTGGTGTGCGACCCCCTCCACCTCTACGAGATAGTGCTGCCCTGCACTGGCGGGGCGGCAGTGGTGGTGGCCGCGCCCGACATCGCCAAGCGCGCTCCCCATCGCCCTGTGTGGCTCCTGGGGGCAGCCGAGAAGGTGACCCACATGAGCCTGGCCCAGGCCCCGTCCCTCACCACCTCGCCCATCGCCTACACGGCTGCCAGGGCCTTCGAGATGGCGGGGGTCACTCCCAAGGACATCGACCTGGTGTCGGTCTACGACTGCTACACCATTACCGTCATCATAACGCTGGAGGACGCCGGCTTCTGTCCCAAGGGCAAGGGCGGCCCCTTCGTGGAGGAGCACGACCTCACCTACAAGGGTGACCTGCCCACCAACACACACGGCGGCCAGCTCTCCTTCGGCCAGGCGGGGCTGGCCGGCGGCATGTCCCATGTCACCGAGGCGGCCCGCCAGCTCCAGGGCCGCGCCGACAAGCGTCAGGTCAAGGACTGCCAGCTGGCCTTCGTCAACGGCAACGGTGGCATCCTGAGCGAAGAGGTATCCCTCGTGCTAGGAGTGGAGTGA
- the thiC gene encoding phosphomethylpyrimidine synthase ThiC, with the protein MPPFPNSRKVYVQGSRPDIRVPFREVVLSPTQGRNGAEENPPFRLYDTSGPYSDPEASIDLARGLPPIRRPWILERGDVEEYDGRAPDPRDDGLRPGEERRFPLPQRRRPLRARPGRAVTQMHYARRGIVTPEMEFVAIREGVDPEFVRQEVARGRAIIPANINHPELEPMIIGRNFLVKVNANIGNSAVSSSVAEEVEKMVWAIRWGADTVMDLSTGKYIHTTREWILRNSPVPVGTVPIYQALERVGGRVEDLSWEVYRDVLIEQAEQGVDYWTVHAGVLLRYIPLTARRVTGIVSRGGSIMAAWCLAHHQENFLYTHFREICEIARAYDVSLSLGDGLRPGSIADANDEAQFAELRTLGELTRIAWEYDVQVMIEGPGHVPMHKIKENVDLQMELCHEAPFYTLGPLVTDIAPGYDHIASAIGAAMIAMYGTAMLCYVTPKEHLGLPNREDVKQGVIAYRIAAHAADVAKGHPAARRWDDALSKARFEFRWEDQFNLALDPETARAYHDETLPAPGAKLAHFCSMCGPKFCAMKITQDVREYAEKKGIRLEEAIEVGLREKAHEFRQAGGRIYLET; encoded by the coding sequence ATGCCCCCCTTCCCCAACAGCCGCAAGGTATACGTGCAGGGATCCCGACCCGATATCAGGGTGCCCTTCCGGGAGGTAGTCCTCTCTCCCACGCAGGGACGCAATGGCGCGGAGGAGAACCCGCCCTTCCGCCTGTACGACACCAGCGGCCCCTACAGCGACCCCGAAGCGTCTATCGACCTGGCCAGGGGTCTACCACCCATCCGCCGCCCCTGGATACTGGAGCGCGGCGATGTGGAGGAGTATGACGGGCGCGCTCCCGACCCGCGCGACGACGGCCTTCGGCCCGGCGAGGAGCGTCGCTTCCCCCTCCCCCAGCGACGGCGGCCCCTGCGCGCCCGGCCGGGCCGTGCCGTGACGCAGATGCACTACGCCCGGCGCGGCATCGTCACGCCCGAGATGGAGTTCGTCGCTATACGCGAGGGGGTCGACCCCGAGTTCGTGCGGCAGGAGGTGGCCCGCGGCCGCGCCATCATACCCGCCAACATCAACCACCCCGAGCTGGAGCCCATGATCATCGGCCGCAACTTCCTGGTGAAGGTCAACGCCAACATCGGCAACTCGGCCGTCTCCTCCTCGGTGGCTGAGGAGGTGGAGAAGATGGTCTGGGCCATCCGCTGGGGTGCCGACACGGTGATGGACCTCTCCACCGGCAAGTACATCCACACCACGCGCGAGTGGATCCTGCGCAACTCGCCGGTGCCGGTGGGCACGGTGCCCATCTACCAGGCCCTGGAGCGAGTGGGCGGACGAGTCGAGGACCTCTCCTGGGAGGTCTACCGCGACGTCCTCATCGAGCAGGCGGAGCAGGGTGTGGATTACTGGACCGTCCACGCCGGCGTCCTGCTGCGCTACATCCCCCTGACGGCGCGGCGGGTGACGGGCATCGTCTCCCGGGGCGGCTCCATCATGGCCGCCTGGTGCCTGGCCCACCATCAGGAGAACTTCCTCTACACCCACTTCCGCGAGATCTGCGAGATCGCCCGCGCCTACGACGTCTCCCTCTCGCTGGGCGATGGTCTGCGCCCGGGCTCCATCGCCGATGCCAACGACGAGGCCCAGTTCGCCGAACTGCGCACCCTGGGCGAGCTGACCAGGATCGCCTGGGAATACGATGTGCAGGTGATGATCGAAGGCCCGGGCCACGTGCCCATGCACAAGATCAAGGAAAACGTGGACCTGCAGATGGAGCTGTGCCACGAGGCGCCCTTCTACACCCTGGGCCCGCTGGTGACGGACATCGCTCCCGGATACGACCACATCGCCTCGGCCATTGGCGCGGCCATGATCGCCATGTACGGCACGGCCATGCTCTGCTATGTGACCCCCAAGGAGCACCTGGGGCTGCCCAACCGCGAGGACGTGAAGCAGGGGGTCATCGCCTATCGCATCGCCGCCCACGCCGCCGATGTGGCCAAGGGCCACCCGGCCGCGCGGCGCTGGGACGACGCCCTGTCCAAGGCCCGTTTCGAGTTCCGCTGGGAGGACCAGTTCAACCTGGCCCTGGACCCGGAGACGGCCCGCGCCTACCATGACGAGACCCTTCCCGCCCCCGGCGCCAAGCTGGCCCACTTCTGCTCCATGTGCGGGCCCAAGTTCTGCGCCATGAAGATCACCCAGGACGTGCGCGAGTATGCCGAGAAGAAGGGCATCCGCCTCGAGGAGGCCATCGAGGTGGGCCTGCGGGAGAAGGCGCACGAGTTCCGTCAGGCCGGCGGCCGCATCTACCTGGAGACGTGA
- a CDS encoding thiazole synthase translates to MDDYLEIAGKRFRSRLIVGTGRFRSMEEMVAAIEASGAEMVTVAIRRLPLDRPDEPNLMDYIDWTRYQILPNTAGCRTAEEAIFTAQLARELTGSNWIKLEVVPDPRYLLPDPIGTLRAAEKLVADGFVVLPYIHADPVLARQLEEVGCATVMPLGSPIGSGRGIFTLEELQIIVENARVPVVVDAGLGAPSDASLALEVGADAVLVNTAIAQARDPALMAQAFRLGVEAGRKAYLAGRIPKKPLAEASSPTEGVPRPASSM, encoded by the coding sequence ATGGACGACTATCTGGAGATAGCCGGCAAGCGCTTTCGCTCTCGCCTCATAGTGGGAACGGGGCGCTTCCGCAGCATGGAAGAGATGGTGGCGGCCATCGAGGCCTCGGGCGCCGAAATGGTGACGGTGGCCATCCGCCGCCTACCGCTGGACCGTCCCGACGAGCCCAATCTGATGGACTACATCGACTGGACCCGCTATCAGATCCTGCCCAATACTGCCGGCTGCCGCACGGCCGAGGAGGCCATCTTCACAGCCCAGCTCGCCCGCGAGCTGACGGGCAGCAACTGGATAAAGCTGGAGGTGGTGCCCGACCCCCGCTATCTGCTGCCCGACCCCATCGGCACCCTGCGGGCGGCCGAGAAGCTGGTGGCCGACGGCTTCGTGGTCCTGCCCTACATCCACGCCGACCCGGTGCTGGCGCGGCAACTGGAGGAGGTCGGCTGCGCCACCGTCATGCCCCTGGGCTCCCCCATCGGCTCCGGCAGGGGCATCTTCACCCTGGAGGAGCTCCAAATCATCGTCGAGAACGCCCGGGTGCCGGTGGTGGTGGACGCGGGGCTGGGTGCCCCTTCCGATGCCTCCCTGGCCCTGGAGGTCGGCGCCGATGCCGTCCTGGTGAATACGGCCATCGCCCAGGCCAGGGACCCGGCGCTGATGGCCCAGGCCTTCCGTCTGGGCGTGGAGGCGGGACGGAAGGCGTATCTGGCAGGCCGCATCCCCAAGAAGCCCCTGGCCGAGGCCTCCAGCCCTACCGAGGGCGTGCCGCGGCCGGCCTCCAGCATGTAG